One Leptolyngbyaceae cyanobacterium genomic window carries:
- a CDS encoding PIN domain-containing protein: MTNSLVHPINDYKFSHLDAVLFDANIWLYIYGPQGERSPKIRDIYTLALRRIRSVKGRILLDGFVLSEFINAYARFFYNELPTVTKAAEFKIYRKSHEFRPVAQKIARQSRKILEKCERIESGFELVDLGVILRHYSLGEADFNDQMLAELCRTKELKLVTHDVDFKGEGLVILTGNPNLIG; encoded by the coding sequence TTGACGAATAGCTTAGTTCACCCCATCAATGATTACAAATTTAGCCATTTAGATGCAGTCTTATTTGATGCAAATATTTGGCTATATATTTATGGGCCGCAAGGTGAGCGTTCTCCTAAAATTAGAGATATTTATACTTTAGCATTAAGACGAATCCGCAGTGTCAAAGGTCGGATATTACTCGATGGTTTCGTGCTTTCTGAATTTATTAATGCTTATGCAAGATTCTTTTATAATGAGTTACCTACAGTTACCAAAGCAGCCGAGTTCAAAATTTATCGAAAAAGTCATGAATTCCGCCCGGTTGCTCAGAAAATAGCCAGACAATCGCGGAAAATTTTGGAAAAATGCGAACGAATAGAGAGTGGCTTTGAGTTAGTAGATTTAGGGGTAATATTGAGGCATTATTCCTTAGGAGAAGCCGACTTTAACGATCAGATGTTGGCTGAATTGTGTAGGACAAAGGAACTGAAACTAGTCACTCATGATGTGGATTTTAAAGGTGAAGGTTTGGTGATTTTGACTGGGAATCCTAATTTGATTGGATAA
- a CDS encoding peptidylprolyl isomerase, with protein MMLLVSLSISLSGAGWNFLGSSGRESRLPAGNAITDGKALLRYALPIDNEPVRELQKSLEDISNQLRANRRWSAISGDISKASLILSDRAKLLESVPDDRKPEAENAIANIEAGIGQLRTALEAQDKNLISEERSKTLNFVSKLEELMVQGFPFEVPSEYSNLPQLKGRATVEMTTNKGSLTIVVDGYSAPVTAGNFVDLVQRGFYNGMPFIRAEESYVLQTGDPPGQEQGFIDPATGKYRAIPLEILVRGDNAPIYGITLEDAGRYRDQPVLPFSAYGAVAMARPESDPNGASSQFFFFLFEPELTPAGLNLLDGRYTIFGFVTEGKDVLEKLKQGDTIESAKVIQGTENLVEPSVA; from the coding sequence ATGATGCTGCTAGTTTCCCTCTCCATTAGTCTGAGCGGTGCCGGATGGAACTTTTTAGGCAGCAGTGGTCGCGAGAGTCGTCTACCAGCAGGCAATGCCATTACCGATGGGAAAGCACTATTGCGGTACGCCTTACCCATAGATAATGAGCCTGTTAGGGAACTGCAAAAGAGTTTGGAAGACATTTCCAACCAACTGCGGGCTAATCGCCGCTGGAGTGCCATTTCTGGAGATATCAGCAAAGCATCTTTAATTTTGAGCGATCGCGCTAAATTGTTAGAGAGCGTTCCCGACGATCGCAAACCAGAAGCAGAAAATGCGATCGCAAACATAGAAGCCGGAATCGGTCAACTGAGAACCGCTTTAGAAGCCCAAGATAAAAATCTGATCTCCGAAGAACGTTCTAAAACACTAAACTTCGTGAGCAAATTAGAAGAGTTGATGGTGCAAGGATTTCCCTTTGAAGTGCCATCTGAATACAGCAACCTTCCTCAACTCAAAGGTCGCGCTACCGTGGAAATGACCACCAACAAAGGTTCTCTCACCATCGTTGTAGACGGCTACAGCGCCCCGGTGACAGCTGGTAACTTTGTTGACTTAGTTCAGCGAGGATTCTACAACGGTATGCCATTTATCCGCGCCGAAGAATCTTACGTGCTACAAACCGGCGATCCCCCGGGCCAAGAACAAGGTTTTATCGACCCAGCTACCGGAAAATATCGCGCGATTCCTCTAGAAATTTTAGTGCGGGGCGATAACGCACCTATCTATGGCATTACCCTGGAAGATGCCGGTCGTTATCGAGACCAGCCCGTCCTACCATTCTCTGCTTACGGCGCCGTGGCAATGGCTCGTCCGGAATCAGACCCTAACGGTGCTTCTTCACAGTTCTTCTTCTTCTTGTTTGAACCAGAATTAACTCCTGCTGGTCTCAACTTACTCGACGGTCGCTATACTATCTTTGGCTTCGTGACAGAAGGTAAAGATGTTTTAGAAAAACTCAAGCAAGGTGACACGATTGAATCAGCTAAAGTAATCCAAGGAACAGAAAACTTAGTCGAACCTTCGGTTGCTTAA
- the thiL gene encoding thiamine-phosphate kinase: MENIKIQDVGEQGLLKRLQKFCPAEIIGDDAAVMATSAGKCLVVTTDVLVDGVHFSDATTSPEDAGWRGVAANLSDLAAMGATPLGITVGLGVRGDISVSWVEKLYEGMAECLQEYQTVIVGGDVVRSQIVTISITAFGEASPDRIIRRSTAKVGDAIVVTGFHGASRAGLELLLHPELGRNLSDAEKNALIKSHQRPKPRLDILPVIFDIFNSQLPIHDSSFPISGMDSSDGLADAVVQICTMSGLGARIDGKKLPIPPSLNKLVSLEKAIEWVLYGGEDFELVLCLPLEAAEELVKKLGEGAAIVGRITNDTDVRLVDGDGNDKILSLSRGFQHF, translated from the coding sequence GTGGAGAATATTAAAATTCAAGATGTTGGAGAACAAGGACTGCTCAAACGGTTGCAAAAGTTTTGTCCTGCTGAAATTATCGGTGATGATGCAGCAGTAATGGCAACGTCAGCGGGAAAATGTTTAGTAGTGACGACTGATGTATTGGTGGATGGCGTACATTTTAGCGATGCTACTACTTCGCCAGAAGATGCGGGATGGCGTGGGGTAGCTGCTAATTTATCGGATTTGGCGGCGATGGGTGCAACGCCTTTGGGAATTACGGTTGGTTTGGGAGTGAGGGGGGATATTTCTGTTAGTTGGGTGGAAAAACTTTATGAGGGAATGGCAGAATGTTTGCAAGAATATCAGACTGTAATTGTGGGGGGAGATGTGGTACGATCGCAGATCGTCACCATCTCGATTACTGCTTTTGGCGAAGCATCTCCCGATCGCATTATTCGCCGTTCTACTGCTAAAGTGGGAGATGCGATCGTAGTTACGGGTTTTCACGGCGCATCGAGAGCGGGTTTGGAATTATTATTGCATCCAGAATTAGGACGAAATCTCAGCGACGCCGAAAAAAACGCATTAATCAAATCCCATCAACGCCCGAAACCTAGATTAGATATTTTACCCGTAATTTTTGATATTTTTAATTCTCAACTACCCATTCACGATTCCTCATTTCCCATTTCCGGAATGGATAGCAGCGATGGTTTAGCAGATGCAGTAGTACAAATTTGTACGATGAGTGGTTTAGGTGCAAGAATAGACGGGAAAAAACTTCCCATCCCGCCTAGTTTAAATAAATTGGTATCCCTAGAAAAAGCGATCGAATGGGTGTTGTATGGTGGAGAAGATTTTGAATTAGTTTTGTGTCTTCCTTTAGAAGCTGCTGAAGAATTGGTGAAAAAGTTAGGAGAAGGTGCGGCTATTGTGGGCAGAATTACTAATGATACTGATGTGCGTTTAGTTGATGGTGATGGTAATGATAAAATTCTTAGTTTAAGCAGAGGTTTTCAACATTTTTGA
- a CDS encoding STAS-like domain-containing protein, whose product MSLLKSCEWESGNKVKIVVAEVIGDNLCIASEDGRKVYEKIANAFKEGKKAIVSFQDAEDVTSAFLAEAIGHLYAEFPEQQIASCLNVVDIEPDDAADLEDTIFWVKKYLEDPEKWEAAAREAFGEYYFDE is encoded by the coding sequence ATGAGTCTTTTAAAATCTTGCGAATGGGAAAGCGGGAATAAAGTCAAGATAGTAGTTGCTGAAGTTATTGGAGATAATTTATGTATTGCATCGGAAGATGGTCGGAAAGTTTATGAGAAGATTGCAAATGCTTTTAAAGAAGGTAAAAAAGCGATCGTTTCTTTTCAGGATGCGGAGGATGTTACTTCAGCTTTTTTAGCAGAAGCAATCGGTCATTTGTATGCAGAATTTCCGGAACAACAAATAGCCTCATGTTTAAATGTGGTGGATATCGAACCTGATGATGCAGCAGACCTTGAGGATACGATTTTTTGGGTAAAAAAATATTTAGAAGACCCGGAAAAATGGGAGGCGGCTGCCAGAGAAGCTTTTGGGGAATATTATTTTGACGAATAG
- a CDS encoding isoprenylcysteine carboxylmethyltransferase family protein, translating to MNGWKRAKKIIIALLVFLSLFVGLPAITFGVLQHWQVIFLLLSYIVFFLATIWRAARYGKLAKTTEDEQYKRPIGRLILAVSFFGIWAVHWLAIYDLSRNKTTNIVYLEMVGISLIIIAIIINQAAISKLKNLFDRITVKSDRQLITNGIYRLVRHPIYLSYLLLFSGCCTLLHGSLFTFILMCLVCGIWLNNRIAIEEEMLIARFGEQYKEYQRKTRKIIPFIY from the coding sequence ATGAACGGTTGGAAAAGAGCCAAAAAAATAATTATCGCTTTGTTGGTATTCCTGAGTTTATTCGTTGGACTACCCGCCATTACATTCGGAGTGTTACAGCACTGGCAAGTCATTTTTTTATTGTTAAGTTATATAGTTTTCTTTTTGGCAACAATTTGGCGGGCGGCTCGCTATGGAAAATTGGCTAAAACTACTGAAGACGAACAGTATAAACGCCCAATAGGTCGCCTTATTTTAGCAGTAAGTTTCTTTGGTATTTGGGCAGTTCATTGGTTAGCAATCTACGATCTTTCTCGCAATAAAACTACCAATATTGTTTATTTAGAGATGGTCGGCATATCTTTAATCATCATAGCAATTATCATTAATCAAGCGGCAATCAGTAAATTGAAGAATTTGTTCGATCGCATTACCGTCAAGTCAGATCGTCAACTAATCACCAATGGTATTTACAGGCTCGTCCGCCATCCCATTTACCTCAGCTATTTATTACTATTTTCGGGATGTTGCACCCTCTTACACGGTAGCTTATTCACCTTTATATTGATGTGTTTGGTTTGTGGTATTTGGTTGAACAACCGAATCGCTATTGAGGAAGAAATGTTAATTGCCAGATTTGGCGAGCAATACAAAGAATATCAGCGAAAAACTCGCAAAATCATCCCATTCATTTATTGA